Within the Planctomonas sp. JC2975 genome, the region GCGATGGCGCGGTCTGGCGGGTTCTCCGTGGTCGACATCGACCACCTCCACACCTCGTCTCTGATGGTCACCGACATGCTCATGTTCGTGGGCGGCGGATCCGCGTCGACCGCGGGCGGCATCAAGGTGACGACACTCGCCGTGCTGTTCCTCGCTGCCCTCGCCGAGGCGCGCGGCGTCGACTCGATGGAGGCGTTCCGGCGTCGCATCCCGACGGATGTGCTTCGCGTCGCCGTCAGCGTCGTGCTCTGGGGCGCGACGATCGTCGCCGTCTCGACCGTGACGGTCCTTGCGATCACGCGGGATTCGCTCGACCACGTGTTGTTCGACGTGATCAGCGCCTTCGCGACGTGCGGGCTGTCGACAGGGCTGACGCAGCATGCGCCTACGGCCGCCGTCTACGTACTCGCCATCACGATGTTCCTCGGTCGCGTGGGTACAGTGACCCTCGCCGCGGCGCTCGCGCAATCGCAGCGCGGGCAGTACTACCAGCATCCGGAAGAGAGGCCGATCGTTGGCTGATCGCATCAGACACGACGCACCCGTGCTCGTCATCGGCCTCGGTCGGTTCGGAGCCGCGACCGCCGGGCAACTCGACCGGCTCGACCGCGAGGTGCTCGCCGTCGACACCGACCAGAACCTCGTGCAGAAATGGTCGGAGCGCATCACGCACACGGTGCAGGCGGATGCTCGTTCCGTCGACGCCCTGCGCCAGATCGGGGCGCAGGACTTCTCGATAGCCGTTGTCGCCGTCGGGTCGTCGGTTGAGGCATCCGTGCTGATCACCGCGAACCTCGTGGATCTCGGCATCCCGCAGATCTGGACGAAGGCGATCTCCAAGTCGCACGGCACGATCCTTCAGCGCATCGGGGCGAACCACGTGATCTATCCGGAGGCCGAGGCGGGCGAGCGGATCGCGCACCTGCTCGCCGGACGGATGCTCGACTTCATCGAGTTCGACGACGACTTCGTGCTGGTGAAGATGTATCCGCCGAAGGTGATCAGGGGCATCTCGCTGACGGAATCCGAGGTGCGGCGCAAGTACGACATCACGGTCGTCGGCGTGAAGTCGCCGGGCAAACCCTTCACCTACGCCACGCCGGACACCGTGGTCAGCGACCACGATCTGATCATCGTGTCCGGTGCCAGCTCGGACGTGGAGCGATTCGCGGCATTGGACTGAGGCGGGCGAGCGGCCCGCCGGTAGAGCCGCGCCCCCGTCTCTTGAGCCACTGCCGCTGCTCGAGCCACTGCCCGCTGTCGAGCGTGCAGAAACCACCTCGTCCGGGTTCGGACGAGCTCAACCGTCGCTGGCCGTTTCACTCGCCGACTTCGCGGTCGAGGTTGCCGTG harbors:
- a CDS encoding TrkA family potassium uptake protein encodes the protein MADRIRHDAPVLVIGLGRFGAATAGQLDRLDREVLAVDTDQNLVQKWSERITHTVQADARSVDALRQIGAQDFSIAVVAVGSSVEASVLITANLVDLGIPQIWTKAISKSHGTILQRIGANHVIYPEAEAGERIAHLLAGRMLDFIEFDDDFVLVKMYPPKVIRGISLTESEVRRKYDITVVGVKSPGKPFTYATPDTVVSDHDLIIVSGASSDVERFAALD